A portion of the Bifidobacterium sp. ESL0800 genome contains these proteins:
- a CDS encoding BspA family leucine-rich repeat surface protein, whose amino-acid sequence MRESWPHGKYDNRSLRRGEDGIASNLKHRIGGAAAAVALLSAVSMCVALAPMTSAKAYAADEPSSSVSASEAGKTSQGAQGKQGSQAKSSAKKLDTASSSDAASPSAAASSAGHAATVGSSAGTGNTANVGDAGNTGNASHSTQTAATTKNDGAANSSKRSLTRATCTEAGPTTFYNPVGPAGDAHPNHNDDLKGTYWKITPEGSDCVLHIGNNGMAGQWGKIATNDDGDHSEGHQIAHDDFWPWYGQSDEITKVVVDVNANGYKVYTLNASTLDYMFANMPNLVSADVRNLDVESPGYMRSMFANDPKLQTVDTTSWRPYWARKMQHMFDGDTKLTNIDGIGDWFRDAPAGSADQLSDTSYMFSEDASLTSMDLSKWASHLTVGADNMSYMFNMVNDAATNLGDTQLANINLTGWPMGFNTAGMFRGCTKITGVGGLRDWDMSMDQRMDTMFKYCSKLENPDMSQWDTHTVWNLDGMFENDGTLTDLSSVKHWNTANVTTMGAVFDSDTNLTAIDVSGWNTEKVTNFSWTFRNCPKLPSITGIEKWHTPAVIKTYAMFDGDHELTSLDLSGWHLKINSLPPSSNPSVDRYGDMSGMFADCPKLETLTGLDDWETSAVTEMYSMFIGDGVLKELDLSHWSTPAVDNMGDMFRGCRFLDKLSVGTARFDRGAFYQIGGEVHFLRNTDDDTDGNDVTANGITEPGVWHRAHATITILPSSALHYETADNGGPGLTDTMPNGTKIAYYTRDHHPANEHYEVGTWSGSRKYDYISTWNYGDQAVPSVLTPVLTVSQRTLKGTVWFDTQKDGAIGHNEPRMKKGTRVEVLDSNGHVVAHTTVDENGNWTIGNLPAGTGYRVRIEAGDSGIPQAGGFQNTVSGPDFDPASGSFDSHGNWTSAPFDMPATTQDQHSDGKWSKTENLGIHRGKTTGTPMTPLPVQHKAHVGFNSNGGTSVPGQDLSWVGDGHGEASKPADPTREGYKFAGWTLHGGDGKTLYDFSTPVTGDITLDALWTKVTSTPAGNQQKAPGAQAANGSKPGKLAKTGAAVSALAVVALASAAMGSFISMGKRKRNRTDRL is encoded by the coding sequence ATGCGTGAGTCGTGGCCGCATGGCAAGTATGACAACAGGTCATTGAGGCGAGGCGAGGACGGTATCGCCAGCAACCTGAAGCACAGGATCGGAGGCGCGGCGGCCGCGGTGGCACTGTTGTCCGCGGTTTCCATGTGCGTGGCGCTTGCGCCGATGACCAGCGCGAAGGCTTATGCCGCCGACGAGCCGAGCTCGTCTGTCTCGGCAAGTGAAGCCGGCAAAACCAGTCAAGGTGCGCAGGGCAAGCAGGGTTCGCAAGCCAAGTCGAGCGCAAAGAAGCTTGATACGGCAAGCTCGTCTGATGCGGCAAGCCCGTCTGCTGCAGCAAGCAGTGCCGGGCACGCCGCTACAGTCGGTTCGTCTGCCGGAACCGGCAACACTGCCAACGTTGGTGACGCGGGTAATACGGGTAACGCCAGCCATAGCACGCAGACAGCGGCGACGACTAAAAACGATGGTGCGGCAAACTCGAGTAAACGATCTTTGACGAGAGCTACTTGCACGGAGGCCGGACCAACGACGTTCTACAATCCCGTAGGTCCCGCCGGCGACGCTCACCCCAACCATAACGACGATCTTAAAGGAACGTATTGGAAGATTACTCCCGAGGGTTCCGACTGCGTTCTGCACATCGGCAATAACGGCATGGCGGGCCAGTGGGGAAAGATCGCCACGAACGATGACGGCGATCACTCCGAGGGCCACCAGATCGCTCACGACGACTTCTGGCCCTGGTATGGCCAGAGTGACGAGATCACGAAAGTGGTCGTCGACGTCAATGCCAATGGCTATAAGGTCTATACGCTTAATGCCTCGACCCTCGACTACATGTTCGCCAACATGCCCAATCTCGTCAGCGCGGATGTGAGGAACCTCGACGTGGAGTCCCCCGGCTATATGCGTTCCATGTTCGCCAACGATCCCAAGCTTCAGACGGTGGATACCACCAGTTGGCGCCCGTACTGGGCGCGGAAGATGCAGCACATGTTCGATGGCGACACCAAGCTTACCAACATCGACGGCATCGGCGACTGGTTCAGGGATGCCCCCGCGGGTAGCGCGGACCAGCTCAGCGACACCAGCTACATGTTCTCGGAGGACGCCTCGCTCACCTCGATGGATCTTTCGAAGTGGGCCTCGCATCTGACCGTCGGCGCCGACAACATGAGCTATATGTTCAACATGGTCAACGATGCCGCCACCAACTTGGGTGACACTCAGCTGGCCAACATCAACCTGACCGGTTGGCCTATGGGCTTCAACACGGCCGGCATGTTCAGAGGCTGCACGAAAATCACCGGCGTCGGCGGTCTGCGCGATTGGGATATGAGCATGGACCAGCGGATGGACACCATGTTCAAGTATTGCTCGAAGCTTGAAAACCCTGACATGTCGCAGTGGGACACCCATACCGTCTGGAACTTGGACGGCATGTTCGAAAACGACGGCACGCTGACCGATCTGAGCAGCGTTAAGCACTGGAACACGGCCAACGTGACCACCATGGGCGCCGTGTTCGACAGCGACACCAACCTCACCGCCATCGATGTGTCCGGTTGGAATACGGAGAAGGTCACCAACTTCAGCTGGACGTTCCGCAACTGCCCCAAGCTTCCGAGCATCACGGGCATCGAGAAGTGGCACACGCCGGCGGTCATCAAGACCTACGCCATGTTCGATGGCGACCATGAGCTCACGTCACTGGACCTTTCCGGCTGGCACCTCAAGATCAACAGCCTGCCGCCTTCCTCCAACCCTTCGGTGGACAGGTATGGCGATATGAGTGGTATGTTCGCCGACTGCCCGAAGCTTGAAACGCTTACAGGTCTCGACGACTGGGAGACCTCGGCCGTCACGGAGATGTACTCGATGTTCATCGGCGATGGCGTTTTGAAGGAGCTCGATCTGAGCCACTGGAGCACGCCGGCGGTCGATAACATGGGCGACATGTTCCGCGGTTGCAGGTTCCTTGACAAGCTCTCTGTCGGCACCGCCCGGTTCGACCGCGGCGCGTTCTATCAGATCGGCGGCGAGGTTCACTTCCTGCGCAATACCGACGATGACACGGACGGCAACGACGTGACGGCGAACGGCATCACGGAGCCGGGCGTCTGGCACCGTGCACACGCGACCATCACCATCCTGCCTTCCTCCGCGCTCCACTATGAGACCGCGGACAACGGTGGCCCGGGACTGACCGACACCATGCCGAACGGCACGAAAATCGCCTACTATACGCGTGACCATCATCCCGCCAACGAGCATTACGAGGTCGGCACGTGGTCGGGAAGCCGTAAGTACGACTACATCTCCACGTGGAACTACGGCGATCAGGCCGTGCCTTCCGTGCTCACCCCGGTACTTACCGTCTCGCAGCGCACGCTCAAGGGCACCGTCTGGTTCGATACGCAAAAGGATGGCGCCATCGGCCACAACGAGCCGCGCATGAAGAAGGGCACGCGCGTGGAGGTCCTCGACAGCAACGGCCACGTGGTCGCGCACACCACCGTCGACGAAAACGGCAATTGGACGATCGGCAATCTGCCTGCCGGAACCGGTTACCGCGTGCGGATTGAGGCCGGCGACTCCGGTATCCCGCAGGCCGGTGGTTTCCAAAACACCGTCAGCGGCCCCGATTTCGACCCTGCGAGCGGTTCGTTCGACTCGCATGGCAACTGGACCAGCGCTCCGTTCGACATGCCCGCCACCACGCAGGACCAGCACAGCGATGGCAAGTGGAGCAAGACCGAGAATCTGGGCATCCACCGCGGCAAGACCACGGGCACGCCGATGACCCCGCTGCCGGTGCAGCACAAGGCGCACGTCGGATTCAACTCGAACGGCGGCACATCGGTGCCGGGTCAGGATTTGAGCTGGGTCGGTGACGGTCACGGTGAGGCCAGCAAGCCCGCCGACCCGACCAGGGAGGGCTACAAGTTCGCCGGCTGGACGCTGCACGGCGGTGACGGCAAGACGCTCTATGACTTCAGCACCCCGGTCACCGGCGACATCACGCTGGACGCGCTGTGGACCAAGGTGACGTCAACACCTGCCGGCAACCAGCAGAAGGCTCCCGGAGCGCAGGCCGCCAACGGTTCAAAGCCCGGGAAGCTCGCCAAAACGGGCGCGGCGGTTTCCGCGCTCGCCGTGGTCGCGCTCGCTTCGGCTGCGATGGGCTCGTTCATCTCGATGGGCAAGCGTAAGCGTAATCGGACCGATCGGCTCTGA
- a CDS encoding carbohydrate ABC transporter permease yields MMRNRGTQSAKAVEISKAHQTHEMRETQSEHEKYKFSKGMIYLFLGIVVICQLLPFYLAITTSLKPSDDMSSALIPRTHDLAWSNWSMAVNEGGILKAVLNSVIVTGCSTLLVCVLGGMAAYPLARRRTRLNNFISAFILAVMMVPPLSILVPLYTFLVNINGANTYWGVIVVLTATHMPLAVFLYTAFIRAIPSAIDEAGTIDGANRFQVFSRLIMPMLKPVTSTVIIVTGSQLWNEYALANYILTDPSKQTIAPRVASFFSENSNQLGIAAAAALIAAVPMVVAYMFLQKYFIAGMIAGSVK; encoded by the coding sequence ATGATGAGAAACAGGGGAACGCAAAGCGCGAAAGCTGTTGAAATCTCTAAGGCGCACCAAACTCACGAGATGCGTGAGACGCAGAGTGAGCATGAAAAGTATAAATTCAGCAAGGGAATGATTTATTTATTCCTTGGCATTGTGGTTATTTGCCAGCTGTTGCCTTTTTACTTAGCGATCACCACTTCTCTAAAGCCATCTGATGATATGTCTTCGGCGCTTATTCCGAGAACGCATGATTTGGCATGGAGTAATTGGAGTATGGCTGTCAATGAGGGAGGCATTCTCAAAGCCGTATTAAATAGCGTTATAGTCACTGGCTGTTCTACGTTATTGGTATGTGTTTTGGGAGGTATGGCTGCCTATCCATTGGCGCGACGTCGTACACGTCTCAACAATTTCATTTCGGCGTTTATTCTTGCCGTGATGATGGTTCCGCCCCTTTCGATTTTGGTGCCGTTATATACCTTCCTGGTGAACATCAACGGTGCTAATACCTATTGGGGTGTCATTGTAGTGCTGACTGCAACTCATATGCCGCTCGCTGTTTTTTTGTATACAGCTTTTATTAGGGCAATACCTTCGGCAATTGATGAGGCGGGTACGATAGATGGCGCGAATCGGTTCCAGGTTTTTTCGCGTTTGATCATGCCGATGCTTAAGCCGGTGACTTCGACTGTCATCATAGTGACAGGATCTCAGTTATGGAATGAATATGCGCTTGCCAATTACATTCTGACTGATCCGTCAAAGCAGACGATAGCGCCACGTGTGGCTTCCTTCTTCTCTGAGAACTCGAATCAGCTCGGCATTGCCGCAGCGGCCGCTTTGATTGCTGCTGTGCCTATGGTCGTGGCATACATGTTCTTGCAGAAATATTTCATTGCAGGAATGATCGCAGGTTCCGTGAAGTAG
- a CDS encoding leucine-rich repeat domain-containing protein has translation MAEYTQRSKSESQTPQAQTPQTRTCTPFGGANLPDHIVNGNFDYPSISSGVTPIQQVLYVYPVSGYKSFNGGPRALIPGFCRSQFGWSSTETTTDTGVNDQRIEMQKWRGNQHAELVALTPGTSIYQDVKTTPGAVYKWSLKHASRFSYAHLPSYQGPPDEMQVLLGPPSGSGVAQTATRETSNGGGDVAGEVGHGGDPTIIATKNPANTPENSSMTGGTNDFSGAWETYTGTYRVPADQTVTRFSFKSIRSTSINAGNEVDDISFKVTYPLSYDANGGTGTVPTGVDAVHQTGGCAAQHDSGESIALPTGAEGECWNGDLTREGTKFVGWSTTKYADPFNTIAEAKDATVSTLTMPADAQMLYAVWVKAYTVEFWTQMNTAGVASPNLMDTQMVAGGEKPEMPTPPATYNLGIKFMGWGTAQNDLDAGEGKMTKFDQTAPITGDVKVWTLWGYEDTAPGYQRTCTMGIDTVKTCFPDTALAGAVLASTDIQHASSASSIWTQRDALNTGRVNAKAFPHDGEDTPLSVSELDGMQTLTGIGSLHLTGAAANHAFDDNSVNLHQLKYLSKMGNLFLSNDKISDLSNLSGLSQLTTLHLTDNAISNLSSLVPSSGSLPKIEELYLDDNQIQDLRPLASLTTMKTLKLKRNNISDITPLTSMTGIWALYLDNNQISNISSITHAHYQWIDQLGLSSNKISDISALRDGTSITQLWLHSNQISDVSPLAGLTELKTLYIGTNHIYDISSLKNLTSLDKNGASQADCSTGTSSFCADSQTVTLPALVADPGLSMHTAVTVRKVDGTVSGSAVEPTSTTPTSPSAAQFDGQGKQMTWAGPMDYNDDGSPRDLKQEFNTTADFVDANGDPSTTGVFSGTITEPYTVAKHTVSFDPGQDGTLPSSQPASVSVHSGYTVAHENQTPTSKPSRPGHHFTGWYCSAAVTGVCDKGDLFDFSNTKVIRDVPLEARWEQMLSAVPLTGISALGALLPYILLAGAALTWGAVLALRRQLISR, from the coding sequence TTGGCGGAGTATACACAGCGCAGCAAGTCCGAGTCGCAGACACCACAGGCACAAACGCCGCAGACCAGGACCTGTACCCCGTTCGGTGGCGCGAATCTTCCGGACCACATCGTCAACGGCAACTTTGACTACCCCTCTATTTCTTCGGGTGTCACTCCCATCCAGCAGGTCCTCTATGTATATCCTGTCAGCGGGTACAAGTCCTTCAACGGAGGTCCTCGTGCTTTGATTCCAGGGTTCTGCCGTTCGCAGTTCGGCTGGAGCTCGACGGAGACCACGACCGATACCGGTGTAAACGACCAGCGCATCGAGATGCAGAAGTGGCGGGGCAACCAGCATGCCGAATTGGTGGCTCTGACGCCGGGAACATCCATTTACCAAGATGTGAAGACCACTCCTGGTGCGGTGTACAAGTGGAGCCTAAAGCACGCGAGCAGGTTCAGTTACGCTCATCTTCCGAGCTATCAGGGGCCGCCGGACGAGATGCAGGTGTTGCTTGGCCCGCCAAGTGGCTCCGGGGTTGCGCAAACGGCCACCCGTGAAACGTCCAATGGGGGCGGTGACGTAGCGGGTGAAGTGGGGCATGGTGGCGATCCGACCATTATCGCTACCAAAAATCCAGCCAATACTCCTGAAAACTCAAGCATGACCGGGGGAACCAACGATTTCTCCGGGGCCTGGGAGACCTATACCGGAACGTACAGAGTGCCGGCAGACCAGACGGTGACGCGGTTCAGTTTCAAATCGATACGCTCCACGTCGATTAATGCTGGCAATGAGGTCGACGACATCAGTTTCAAAGTGACCTATCCACTGTCCTATGATGCGAACGGCGGTACTGGAACGGTGCCGACCGGCGTGGACGCTGTGCATCAGACCGGCGGATGTGCGGCGCAACATGACTCCGGTGAATCAATCGCCTTGCCGACAGGAGCCGAAGGCGAATGCTGGAACGGCGATCTGACCCGTGAAGGAACGAAGTTCGTGGGCTGGTCGACGACGAAGTATGCGGATCCGTTCAATACCATTGCGGAGGCCAAAGACGCCACGGTGAGCACGCTGACGATGCCGGCGGATGCCCAGATGTTGTATGCGGTATGGGTGAAGGCCTATACGGTGGAGTTCTGGACGCAGATGAACACTGCAGGCGTTGCTTCTCCCAACCTCATGGACACACAGATGGTGGCCGGCGGCGAGAAGCCTGAAATGCCAACGCCTCCCGCTACCTACAATCTCGGCATAAAATTCATGGGTTGGGGCACAGCTCAGAACGATCTGGACGCCGGCGAAGGCAAGATGACCAAGTTCGACCAGACGGCTCCGATCACCGGCGACGTCAAAGTGTGGACGCTGTGGGGTTACGAAGACACCGCACCTGGCTACCAACGCACGTGCACCATGGGCATCGACACGGTCAAGACGTGCTTCCCCGATACGGCGCTGGCGGGCGCGGTTCTCGCCTCGACGGATATTCAGCATGCCTCGTCGGCTTCGTCCATTTGGACGCAGCGTGACGCATTGAATACAGGCCGAGTGAATGCTAAAGCCTTTCCTCATGACGGCGAGGATACGCCGTTGAGCGTCAGCGAACTGGACGGCATGCAGACGCTGACGGGTATTGGGTCGCTGCATCTCACCGGCGCTGCGGCCAACCACGCCTTCGACGACAACAGTGTCAACCTGCACCAGCTGAAGTATCTCAGTAAGATGGGCAATCTTTTCCTGAGTAATGACAAGATTTCCGACCTAAGCAACCTTTCCGGCCTTTCGCAGCTGACGACGTTGCATCTCACGGACAATGCGATCTCCAACCTTTCCAGCCTGGTTCCGTCATCCGGAAGCCTGCCAAAGATCGAGGAATTGTATCTGGATGACAACCAGATTCAGGATTTGCGGCCTTTGGCTAGTCTGACCACGATGAAAACGCTGAAACTCAAACGCAACAACATCAGCGACATCACTCCCCTGACGTCGATGACGGGAATCTGGGCGCTGTATCTGGACAACAACCAGATCAGCAACATCAGCAGCATCACCCATGCGCATTACCAGTGGATCGACCAGCTCGGGCTGTCGAGCAACAAGATCAGCGATATCAGCGCCTTGCGCGACGGTACCAGTATCACGCAGTTGTGGCTGCACAGCAACCAGATCTCGGACGTCTCGCCGCTGGCCGGCCTGACGGAGCTGAAGACGCTCTATATCGGCACCAACCACATCTATGACATCTCCTCGTTGAAGAACCTGACGTCGTTGGACAAGAATGGCGCATCACAGGCTGACTGTAGCACAGGTACTTCCAGCTTCTGTGCTGATAGCCAGACGGTGACTTTACCGGCTCTGGTAGCCGACCCGGGGCTGTCGATGCATACGGCGGTGACGGTGCGTAAAGTGGATGGGACAGTGTCCGGTTCGGCCGTAGAGCCGACATCCACTACGCCTACCTCGCCCAGCGCGGCTCAGTTCGACGGGCAGGGTAAACAGATGACCTGGGCCGGCCCGATGGACTATAACGACGATGGCTCGCCCAGAGATCTTAAGCAGGAGTTCAACACCACTGCGGACTTTGTTGACGCCAACGGCGACCCGTCCACAACTGGCGTCTTTTCCGGCACCATCACCGAACCCTACACGGTCGCGAAGCACACAGTTTCCTTCGACCCCGGCCAGGACGGCACGCTGCCTTCCTCGCAGCCGGCGTCGGTGAGTGTGCACAGCGGTTACACCGTCGCGCATGAAAACCAGACGCCGACTTCCAAGCCGTCGCGACCGGGCCACCATTTCACCGGCTGGTACTGTTCGGCTGCCGTGACGGGGGTGTGCGATAAAGGCGATCTCTTCGATTTCTCCAATACCAAGGTGATTCGTGATGTGCCCTTGGAAGCCCGCTGGGAACAGATGCTCAGCGCAGTGCCGTTGACCGGCATTTCGGCGCTCGGCGCTCTGTTGCCGTATATCCTTCTTGCGGGTGCAGCCCTTACATGGGGTGCGGTTTTGGCCTTGCGTCGGCAACTGATCTCCCGGTGA
- a CDS encoding alpha-galactosidase has product MLFPSTATSTRLPLTRLAMTDSSVGDDLPNVISVFASRDAGVFGQAVDQNLRPRTLLVEHALDVFTRPGLRGQRVDSDGNGTVNAGRAWSPRFKVSRPATVSGDMLRYEARDDDAGLELATEVEALEGGSLRIRHTLTNIASGSYMLEGLDVHVPLGDDMTEFLDFSGRHERERQPQRHQVADGMWLREFRKGKPGYAGPLIAAGTKGFDFQHGSVVMVQVSWSGDSAIAVDRDDDQSAGINAGELLLPGEIVLAKGESYTTPWVMVTASDEGLDGAAHSVHAWERSLPTHPKPQPMTLNVWEAVKFHQDFSKLKKLAEIASRIGVERYVLDDGWFHSRRDDYAGLGDWWVDPDVWPNGLKPLSDYVHGLGMEFGLWVELEMINANSDLYRKHPDWIMQASNRTPIEQRHQLVLDLTNPEAFDYVFSSISKVLSQTGVDAIKWDHNRFLLEAGSNLRGGAPAVHAQTEAYYRLLDKLRAQFPDIDWESCASGGGRIDTGVVEKVSRFWCSDMTDAMSRQKIQRWTVQTVAPEYIGAHISQPTSQQTERTLSLAFRAATAVFFSFGIEWDLTQANEADLKELAEWIAWYKGNRDFLHSGKFVRLDLADSAVLGYGVVADDGSRAIIEHVQYDESRSNRGIYLRIPGLDESAQYKVRWTAVPQLSAPLESFDSYGPLGDLAVSGEYLMKVGVRMPRCLPETERIFEIVRQ; this is encoded by the coding sequence ATGTTATTTCCGTCTACCGCCACCTCTACGCGGTTGCCTCTGACCCGTTTGGCCATGACCGACAGTTCTGTCGGCGATGACCTGCCCAATGTCATCAGCGTTTTCGCGAGCCGTGATGCCGGTGTATTTGGGCAGGCCGTTGACCAGAATCTGCGCCCTCGTACTCTGCTGGTCGAGCATGCCCTGGATGTGTTCACGCGGCCGGGTCTGCGGGGCCAGCGTGTGGATAGTGACGGCAACGGAACGGTGAACGCCGGTCGCGCTTGGTCGCCGAGGTTCAAGGTGAGCAGGCCGGCTACGGTTTCCGGCGATATGCTGCGCTATGAGGCCCGCGACGACGATGCAGGACTTGAACTTGCCACGGAAGTCGAGGCGCTGGAAGGCGGCTCGCTGCGGATTCGCCATACACTCACCAACATCGCCTCCGGTTCCTACATGCTTGAAGGCCTCGACGTCCATGTCCCGCTGGGCGACGACATGACCGAGTTCCTCGACTTCTCCGGCCGTCACGAGCGCGAACGTCAGCCGCAGCGGCATCAGGTCGCAGACGGCATGTGGCTGCGCGAGTTCCGTAAGGGCAAGCCCGGATATGCCGGACCGCTTATCGCCGCCGGTACGAAAGGCTTCGATTTCCAGCACGGATCCGTTGTGATGGTTCAGGTTTCCTGGAGCGGTGATTCCGCAATCGCCGTCGATCGCGACGATGACCAGAGTGCCGGCATCAACGCGGGCGAGCTGTTGCTTCCCGGCGAAATCGTTCTTGCGAAAGGCGAAAGCTATACCACGCCGTGGGTGATGGTTACGGCTTCGGACGAAGGCCTGGACGGCGCCGCGCACAGTGTCCACGCGTGGGAGCGCTCGCTTCCGACCCATCCCAAGCCCCAGCCGATGACACTGAACGTGTGGGAGGCGGTGAAGTTCCATCAGGACTTCTCCAAGCTCAAGAAGTTGGCGGAAATCGCTTCGCGCATCGGCGTCGAGCGTTACGTCCTGGACGATGGCTGGTTCCATTCGCGTCGCGACGATTACGCCGGTCTCGGCGATTGGTGGGTCGATCCGGACGTTTGGCCGAACGGTCTCAAGCCGCTTTCCGATTATGTGCACGGGCTCGGCATGGAATTCGGTTTGTGGGTTGAGCTGGAGATGATCAACGCCAACTCCGATCTCTACCGCAAGCATCCGGACTGGATTATGCAGGCGAGCAACCGCACGCCGATCGAGCAGCGTCATCAGCTGGTGCTGGATTTGACGAATCCCGAAGCTTTCGACTATGTATTCAGTTCGATTTCCAAGGTTCTTTCGCAGACTGGCGTCGATGCCATCAAGTGGGACCACAACCGTTTCCTGCTTGAGGCGGGCTCGAATCTGCGCGGTGGCGCCCCGGCGGTGCACGCCCAGACCGAGGCCTACTATCGTCTGCTCGACAAGCTGCGTGCGCAATTCCCCGATATCGATTGGGAGTCCTGTGCTTCCGGCGGCGGACGCATCGACACGGGAGTCGTCGAGAAGGTGTCTCGTTTCTGGTGCTCGGATATGACCGATGCCATGAGCCGGCAGAAGATCCAGCGCTGGACCGTGCAGACCGTTGCGCCTGAATATATCGGGGCGCATATCTCGCAGCCGACATCGCAGCAGACCGAACGTACCCTGAGCCTCGCCTTCCGTGCCGCCACCGCGGTGTTCTTCTCCTTCGGTATCGAATGGGATCTGACGCAGGCAAACGAAGCCGACCTCAAGGAACTCGCCGAATGGATTGCCTGGTACAAGGGCAATCGCGATTTCCTGCATTCCGGGAAATTCGTGCGTTTGGACCTCGCCGATTCCGCGGTTCTGGGCTACGGCGTGGTCGCCGACGACGGTTCTCGTGCCATCATCGAGCACGTGCAATACGACGAATCGCGCTCCAACCGTGGCATTTATCTGCGCATTCCGGGTCTTGACGAAAGTGCGCAATATAAGGTTCGTTGGACGGCCGTCCCCCAGCTTTCCGCGCCGCTCGAGTCTTTCGACTCCTACGGTCCGTTGGGAGACTTGGCGGTTTCCGGCGAATACCTGATGAAGGTCGGCGTGCGTATGCCGCGCTGCCTCCCGGAGACGGAGCGTATCTTCGAAATCGTGAGGCAGTAG
- a CDS encoding carbonic anhydrase: MLQGNSRFASGQAEHPWQDLETRESLIDGQHPDAAVLSCSDSRVPPEIIFDQGLGDMFTVRTAGQTLDDAVIASLEYAVTHLGVSVLVVLGHQHCGAVASAVAELDAIAAGAGIDLGAAFAAEVTDSEIIDPATDDGLPENNAASAAEDGAESTGDDDFETAGRIDSDDVFDKMEELIEASESVLVRSVGASVLAAQEAALSDTDDFERVHIARTIEALVDRSSVIQQALAAQRLSIVGARYQLETGKVEVLSF, encoded by the coding sequence ATGCTGCAGGGCAATTCACGTTTCGCTTCGGGGCAGGCCGAGCATCCTTGGCAGGATCTCGAGACGCGCGAATCGCTGATCGACGGGCAACACCCGGACGCGGCCGTGCTTTCGTGCTCGGACTCGCGCGTGCCGCCGGAAATCATCTTCGACCAAGGCCTGGGCGACATGTTCACCGTGCGCACCGCCGGACAGACGCTGGACGACGCGGTCATCGCCTCGCTGGAATACGCCGTGACCCATCTGGGCGTCAGCGTGCTCGTGGTGCTCGGCCACCAGCATTGCGGGGCCGTGGCGAGCGCCGTCGCAGAACTTGACGCCATCGCCGCCGGCGCGGGCATCGACTTGGGAGCGGCCTTCGCAGCGGAAGTCACGGATTCCGAAATAATCGATCCTGCAACGGACGATGGGCTGCCGGAAAACAACGCGGCGAGTGCGGCGGAAGACGGCGCCGAATCTACCGGCGATGACGATTTCGAAACCGCCGGCCGCATCGACTCCGACGACGTATTCGACAAGATGGAGGAGCTGATCGAAGCTTCCGAATCCGTGCTCGTGCGCTCGGTGGGCGCATCCGTTCTGGCCGCGCAGGAGGCCGCACTGAGCGATACCGACGATTTCGAACGCGTCCATATCGCCCGCACGATCGAGGCCTTGGTCGACCGCTCTTCCGTAATACAACAAGCACTGGCCGCGCAACGCCTCTCCATCGTCGGCGCCCGCTACCAGTTGGAGACCGGCAAGGTCGAAGTGCTTTCGTTCTGA
- a CDS encoding redoxin domain-containing protein, whose product MTMLQHELTDFTANIYQDNKFSKLTKADVLGHWSLIFFYPNDFSFVCPTELEDLADHYDEFKKAGCEIYGVSHDTEFVHKAWHEANDKIAKIQFPMVADPTNTLSRDLDSYDEVNGQAERGDFILSPEGKVVAYEVISSNVGRNAEEILRRVEASQFVYEHGDQVCPAKWEPGDETIAPSLDLVGQL is encoded by the coding sequence ATGACCATGCTTCAGCACGAGTTGACCGATTTCACGGCCAACATCTATCAGGACAACAAGTTCAGCAAGCTCACCAAGGCTGACGTGCTCGGCCACTGGTCCCTGATCTTCTTCTACCCCAACGACTTCAGCTTCGTCTGCCCCACCGAGCTCGAGGATCTCGCCGATCACTACGACGAGTTCAAGAAGGCCGGCTGCGAGATCTACGGTGTCTCCCACGACACCGAGTTCGTGCACAAGGCCTGGCACGAGGCCAACGACAAGATCGCCAAGATCCAGTTCCCGATGGTCGCCGACCCCACCAACACGCTTTCGCGCGATCTCGACAGCTATGACGAGGTCAACGGCCAGGCCGAGCGCGGTGACTTCATCCTGAGCCCCGAGGGCAAGGTCGTGGCCTACGAGGTCATCTCCTCCAACGTCGGCCGCAACGCCGAGGAGATTCTGCGTCGCGTCGAGGCCTCGCAGTTCGTCTACGAGCACGGCGATCAGGTCTGCCCCGCGAAGTGGGAGCCGGGTGACGAGACCATCGCCCCGAGCCTCGACCTCGTCGGCCAGCTCTAA